From a region of the Verrucomicrobiota bacterium genome:
- a CDS encoding DUF885 domain-containing protein — MAADERPSTSEDAALRRLLAREWDYRLRQNPTFSSTLGDRRWNRAWEDLSLQAFGARSNHYRWTLKKLDRIDPSKLSPADKLNWGLFRREMALEIEELGARWYLLPMNQREGHQTAHLLADDLRFQSIRDYLDWNARLRGVGRSVDQAIALMREGIRTRRVHARVIAERIVPQIAKQIVDDPEESLFLKPYAVAKETGVNLDLSKARREAVMAIREVVIPAYQRLEQFFQQEYLPACFEKEGIWQMPDGAELYAFLARKFTTTRLTPDQIHDLGLSEVSRVREEMEKIRHRVQFRGSLREFFVHLRTDPQFAYRSPGQLLAAYKAAAKRVDPLLNRVFRTLPRIPYGVEPIPDGIAPHTTTAYYRPPAADGTRPGFYSVNLYRPETRFRHEIMALTLHEAVPGHHLQIALSMEQGNLPHFRRYGGYTVFVEGWALYAESLGDELGLYEDPYDKMGQLTYEMWRAVRLVVDTGIHAKRWSRKQAIDFFTEHAPKSELDIANEIDRYIAWPGQALAYKIGELKIKELRALAQRELGVRFDLRAFHDAVLLAGALPLDLLETRVLEWIRTQ; from the coding sequence ATGGCCGCGGACGAACGTCCGTCCACTTCCGAGGATGCTGCTTTGCGACGGCTCTTGGCTCGCGAATGGGATTACCGCCTGCGGCAGAACCCCACCTTCTCTTCGACGTTGGGGGATCGGAGATGGAATCGAGCGTGGGAAGATTTGAGCCTTCAGGCATTTGGAGCGCGTTCGAATCATTATCGATGGACACTGAAGAAACTCGACCGCATCGATCCGTCCAAGCTCAGTCCGGCGGATAAGCTGAATTGGGGTTTGTTTCGCCGCGAAATGGCCTTGGAGATCGAGGAGCTGGGTGCGCGCTGGTACCTGCTTCCCATGAATCAACGGGAAGGTCATCAAACCGCTCATCTGCTGGCGGACGATCTTCGCTTCCAAAGCATCCGTGATTATCTTGATTGGAATGCCCGTTTGCGTGGCGTCGGTCGAAGCGTCGATCAGGCCATCGCCCTCATGCGCGAGGGGATTCGAACGCGTCGTGTCCACGCCCGTGTCATCGCGGAACGGATCGTGCCTCAAATCGCCAAGCAAATCGTGGATGACCCTGAGGAAAGCCTCTTTCTCAAGCCCTATGCCGTGGCGAAGGAGACGGGGGTGAATCTCGATCTCTCCAAAGCGCGGCGCGAGGCCGTGATGGCCATTCGCGAGGTCGTCATCCCGGCCTACCAGCGCTTGGAGCAGTTCTTTCAACAGGAATATCTGCCGGCTTGCTTCGAGAAAGAGGGGATCTGGCAGATGCCGGACGGGGCGGAACTCTACGCCTTCCTGGCCCGAAAGTTCACGACCACCCGTTTGACCCCGGACCAGATTCATGACTTGGGACTCTCCGAGGTGAGCCGAGTCCGGGAGGAAATGGAGAAGATCCGTCATCGCGTGCAGTTCCGGGGTTCTCTTCGGGAGTTTTTCGTGCATCTACGCACGGATCCTCAATTCGCCTACCGCAGTCCGGGCCAGTTGCTGGCCGCGTACAAGGCCGCGGCCAAGCGGGTCGATCCCCTGTTGAATCGAGTGTTCCGCACGTTGCCGCGCATTCCTTACGGGGTGGAGCCGATTCCGGACGGGATTGCTCCCCACACGACCACGGCTTATTACCGGCCTCCGGCTGCGGACGGAACTCGTCCGGGTTTTTATTCCGTGAATCTGTATCGTCCGGAGACTCGATTTCGTCATGAGATCATGGCGTTGACCTTGCATGAAGCCGTTCCCGGTCATCACCTGCAAATCGCGCTTTCGATGGAACAGGGGAATCTGCCCCATTTCCGCCGTTACGGCGGCTACACGGTCTTTGTCGAGGGCTGGGCGCTCTATGCCGAATCTCTCGGCGACGAGTTGGGGCTCTACGAGGATCCCTATGATAAAATGGGCCAGCTCACCTACGAGATGTGGAGGGCGGTGCGATTGGTGGTCGATACCGGAATCCATGCGAAACGCTGGAGCCGAAAGCAAGCGATCGATTTCTTTACGGAACACGCGCCCAAGAGCGAGTTGGACATCGCGAACGAGATCGACCGCTACATCGCCTGGCCCGGGCAGGCCCTCGCTTACAAGATCGGTGAGCTGAAGATCAAAGAACTGCGCGCCCTGGCCCAACGCGAGTTGGGTGTGCGATTCGATCTGCGTGCTTTCCACGACGCGGTGCTGCTGGCCGGG
- a CDS encoding DUF839 domain-containing protein encodes MNQKVVTRTSPLRRRQFFQRSGLVALAFTGLRSFLDSAHAETAKPALESDFHGTLDLPPGFNYVVFSETGEKMDDGLLVPGKHDGMGAFPGPNGKTILIRNHEMEAGATEGSPFGNKRGLMRKVPRAKMYDAGKGKKPGLGGTTTLVFDTRTQTLEKHFLSLAGTYRNCAGGVTPWGTWVTCEEDVSRPNEGGQTPDEEMEQMHGYNFEVAPSVEIGLADPIPLRGMGRFRHEAIAVDPNSGAVYQTEDCSDGLFYRFLPEQPGQLAGKGRLQALKVIDASRMDTRNWHDRKWAPRQTLEVEWVDVAHVESEDNDLRYHGYFEKGAARFARGEGCWYGRDSIFFACTNGGRKKKGQIWRYFPSTAEGKPGEATKPPRLELFIEPNDGNLVENADNLAVAPWGDLIICEDGLSPQCVVGVTPEGKTYHLAKTTLGELAGACFSPDGTTLFVNIQTPGLTLAITGPWEQLRRS; translated from the coding sequence ATGAATCAAAAAGTCGTAACGCGGACGAGCCCGCTGCGCAGGCGTCAATTCTTTCAACGGTCCGGTCTGGTCGCCTTGGCCTTCACGGGCCTGCGCAGTTTTCTCGATTCCGCCCACGCGGAAACCGCGAAGCCGGCCCTGGAATCCGATTTTCACGGCACCCTGGATCTGCCGCCCGGGTTCAACTATGTGGTCTTCTCGGAGACGGGAGAAAAAATGGATGATGGACTGCTCGTGCCGGGAAAGCATGACGGCATGGGCGCATTTCCCGGCCCGAACGGGAAGACGATCCTGATCCGCAATCACGAGATGGAGGCGGGTGCCACCGAAGGGAGCCCTTTCGGCAACAAGCGGGGGTTGATGAGAAAAGTGCCGCGGGCCAAAATGTATGACGCGGGAAAAGGCAAGAAACCCGGACTGGGGGGCACGACGACCTTGGTCTTCGACACTCGAACGCAGACGTTGGAGAAGCATTTTCTGAGTCTGGCGGGCACCTATCGCAACTGCGCGGGAGGAGTGACACCCTGGGGCACCTGGGTGACCTGCGAGGAGGATGTGAGCCGTCCGAACGAGGGCGGCCAGACTCCGGATGAGGAAATGGAACAAATGCACGGCTACAATTTCGAAGTCGCGCCTTCGGTCGAGATCGGTCTAGCCGATCCGATCCCGCTTCGGGGGATGGGCCGTTTCCGTCACGAAGCCATCGCGGTTGATCCCAATTCCGGAGCGGTTTACCAGACCGAGGACTGCAGCGACGGCTTGTTTTATCGATTCCTCCCCGAACAGCCGGGGCAGTTGGCGGGGAAGGGTCGTTTGCAAGCCCTCAAGGTGATCGATGCCAGCCGCATGGATACGCGCAACTGGCATGATCGCAAATGGGCGCCGCGCCAGACGTTGGAGGTGGAATGGGTGGACGTGGCCCATGTCGAGTCCGAGGATAACGATCTTCGTTACCACGGGTATTTCGAAAAAGGTGCGGCGCGCTTCGCCCGTGGAGAAGGCTGCTGGTATGGGAGGGATTCGATCTTCTTCGCCTGTACGAACGGCGGCCGAAAGAAGAAGGGACAAATCTGGCGGTACTTCCCCAGTACGGCGGAAGGCAAACCCGGAGAAGCGACGAAGCCGCCGCGACTCGAACTTTTCATTGAGCCGAATGACGGCAATTTGGTGGAGAACGCGGATAACCTGGCTGTGGCACCCTGGGGGGACCTCATTATTTGCGAGGATGGTTTGAGTCCACAGTGCGTGGTGGGCGTCACTCCCGAAGGCAAGACGTACCACTTGGCCAAGACAACACTGGGGGAGTTGGCGGGTGCTTGTTTTTCGCCGGACGGCACCACGCTTTTCGTGAACATCCAAACTCCAGGCCTCACCCTCGCCATCACGGGCCCTTGGGAACAGCTCCGAAGATCTTAG
- a CDS encoding YggS family pyridoxal phosphate-dependent enzyme, with the protein MSIEANIARVRQAMDQACLRAGRDPAGVRLIAVSKGHPPQAVEEAFRAGISLFGENKVQEGRAKIPLCSSRITWHMIGHLQTNKVRDALGFFSVIQSVDSLRLAEEIHRLAERQAKTAKILLEVNVAGEGSKFGYRPAQLVEEIRGVSALKRLEIHGLMTIAPWSTDSERVRPFFRSLRELRSRCEDLLGYPIPELSMGMSGDFGVAIEEGATMVRIGTAIFGARPRRLDREEQA; encoded by the coding sequence GTGTCCATTGAAGCCAACATCGCCCGCGTTCGGCAAGCCATGGATCAAGCCTGTCTTCGAGCCGGGCGCGACCCGGCTGGGGTTCGGCTGATCGCGGTGAGCAAGGGACATCCGCCCCAGGCGGTGGAGGAAGCTTTCCGAGCGGGAATCTCGTTGTTCGGCGAGAACAAGGTCCAGGAAGGCAGGGCCAAGATCCCGCTTTGTTCGAGCCGCATCACCTGGCACATGATCGGACACCTCCAAACCAACAAGGTTCGCGATGCGTTGGGCTTCTTCAGCGTCATTCAAAGCGTGGACAGCCTGCGGCTTGCGGAAGAGATCCATCGTCTCGCCGAGCGTCAGGCCAAGACCGCCAAGATCCTTCTCGAAGTCAACGTGGCGGGGGAAGGGAGCAAGTTTGGTTATCGTCCGGCGCAGCTCGTCGAAGAGATCCGGGGAGTGTCGGCGCTGAAGCGACTGGAAATCCACGGGCTCATGACGATCGCGCCCTGGTCCACCGATTCGGAGCGGGTGCGTCCTTTTTTCCGATCGCTCCGCGAGCTCCGATCTCGTTGCGAGGATCTCCTGGGTTATCCGATTCCGGAACTGAGCATGGGCATGAGCGGTGATTTCGGTGTGGCCATCGAGGAAGGAGCGACGATGGTGCGAATCGGCACGGCTATTTTCGGAGCCCGTCCCAGGCGGTTGGATCGAGAAGAGCAGGCCTGA